In Methanosarcina barkeri MS, a single window of DNA contains:
- a CDS encoding Ig-like domain repeat protein, with the protein MATAHSDLSAEYAYVPNEKSNTVSVINTTTDAVISTVPVGNVPVGVAISLDGTKVYVTNFGNDDIPGRTVSIIDTATEEVTSMNVEEGKPGKPAGVAIYPYEQKVYVAKLLNGKVRAVDLITNKASDIPVGTDPCGIAITPDGSRIYVANTGSNTISVINTVTNNVTKTVNVGVKPYGVAVNKNGTKVYVTNMESSNVSVINTITNEVTDNLTAGKDPHGIAVTPDEKWVYVANHNTPMGTVSVINTTTKDVTNITVGKNPCGVAVNKNGTKIYVTNSGTTDDLGGTVSVIDTETKTVMGQPISVGILPSGLGQFIGSVPGSRVETMTTLTSSPNRFLVGESRTLTATVSATSQVTEKPSGTVTFMEGATSIGTETLSDGQAILDTSLLSNGSHSIIARYKGNNQFRPSTSSSFTLIGQDLSSKKSVLEHPIVAGIIIAVVSGIISLGLYIIKKKYFS; encoded by the coding sequence GTGGCTACTGCGCATAGCGACTTGTCCGCTGAATATGCATATGTGCCTAATGAAAAAAGCAATACTGTTTCTGTGATTAACACAACAACTGACGCTGTTATCTCCACGGTGCCTGTGGGAAATGTTCCTGTGGGTGTTGCAATTAGCCTTGATGGAACAAAGGTATATGTGACTAACTTTGGTAATGACGACATTCCCGGACGTACTGTTTCCATAATTGATACGGCCACCGAAGAGGTTACATCGATGAATGTAGAAGAAGGCAAACCAGGCAAACCTGCTGGAGTTGCAATCTATCCGTATGAACAAAAAGTATATGTGGCAAAATTATTGAATGGAAAAGTCCGTGCAGTTGACCTAATAACCAACAAAGCTTCTGATATACCTGTAGGAACCGACCCTTGCGGAATTGCAATCACCCCGGACGGATCAAGGATATATGTGGCTAACACCGGCAGCAATACTATCTCTGTGATTAACACAGTAACGAACAATGTTACAAAGACGGTAAACGTAGGAGTCAAACCCTATGGAGTTGCGGTCAACAAGAATGGAACAAAAGTATATGTCACGAACATGGAGAGTAGCAATGTTTCTGTAATTAACACAATAACCAATGAAGTTACAGACAATTTAACTGCAGGAAAAGATCCTCATGGAATTGCAGTCACACCAGATGAAAAATGGGTATATGTGGCAAACCATAACACTCCCATGGGCACAGTCTCTGTGATTAACACAACCACAAAAGATGTTACAAATATAACTGTAGGAAAAAATCCTTGTGGAGTTGCAGTCAACAAAAATGGAACAAAGATATATGTGACAAATTCCGGCACCACTGATGATCTTGGAGGCACTGTTTCTGTAATTGACACTGAAACCAAAACAGTTATGGGCCAGCCAATTTCTGTAGGAATTCTTCCTTCTGGTTTAGGTCAGTTTATAGGTTCTGTTCCAGGATCCAGAGTGGAAACAATGACTACTTTAACTTCTTCACCCAATCGATTTCTTGTTGGGGAATCAAGAACACTTACTGCTACAGTTAGTGCAACGTCTCAAGTAACAGAAAAACCTTCAGGCACAGTCACCTTCATGGAAGGGGCCACATCCATAGGAACTGAAACTTTAAGTGATGGACAAGCAATTTTGGATACTTCATTGCTTTCAAATGGCTCACATTCGATAATAGCAAGATATAAAGGCAATAATCAGTTTAGACCAAGTACATCCTCTTCTTTCACACTAATAGGTCAAGATCTAAGTTCCAAAAAATCTGTATTGGAACATCCAATAGTTGCTGGTATTATTATTGCAGTAGTGAGTGGCATCATATCCCTGGGGCTATATATTATAAAGAAAAAATATTTTTCTTGA
- a CDS encoding VOC family protein codes for MFKIKPKLIYEYRPNYLIRQGVILTPRVIHFEIYAGNIARAKKFYQDVFGWKIERSEGSMEYWNITTGKEDETGIDGGLMKRQGMEPKADTPISTYICTIGVQDIDEYLIRIQKHGGKITMEKKPISGVGWYAYCLDTERNIFGIMQQDPRVR; via the coding sequence GTGTTTAAAATAAAACCTAAATTAATATATGAATATCGTCCAAATTATCTAATAAGACAGGGGGTAATTCTCACGCCAAGAGTAATTCATTTTGAGATATACGCAGGAAACATTGCAAGAGCTAAGAAATTCTATCAAGATGTGTTTGGCTGGAAAATAGAGAGATCGGAAGGTTCGATGGAATACTGGAATATAACCACCGGCAAGGAAGACGAGACCGGAATCGATGGTGGCCTGATGAAAAGGCAGGGAATGGAACCAAAGGCAGATACGCCGATAAGTACCTATATCTGCACAATAGGCGTCCAGGATATCGATGAATACCTTATCAGAATACAAAAGCATGGTGGAAAAATTACTATGGAAAAAAAGCCCATTAGTGGAGTAGGCTGGTACGCATACTGCCTCGATACCGAGAGAAACATATTCGGGATAATGCAGCAGGATCCGCGTGTTCGATAA
- a CDS encoding GNAT family N-acetyltransferase encodes MNEIIRYIQKHELRELLDLYKYLNKDDPDLVEDAELKKLWQEILEDPSQHYLVVEVDGKLVSTCVMIIIKNLTRSASPYAIIESVVTHPDYRKRGIGTRLLKKAQEIAREKGCYKIMLLTGRKEAIPFYENAGFECKSKTGFIIRFDGR; translated from the coding sequence ATGAATGAAATTATTCGCTATATTCAAAAACATGAATTGAGAGAACTGCTGGATCTCTATAAGTACCTGAACAAGGACGATCCAGATCTTGTAGAGGATGCTGAGCTCAAAAAGCTATGGCAGGAAATATTGGAAGATCCGAGTCAGCACTACCTTGTGGTTGAAGTAGATGGAAAACTGGTATCCACCTGCGTAATGATTATTATCAAGAACCTGACAAGGAGCGCAAGTCCTTATGCCATTATCGAGAGTGTTGTGACGCATCCAGATTATAGAAAAAGGGGAATTGGAACAAGACTTTTAAAAAAGGCACAGGAAATAGCCAGAGAAAAAGGCTGTTATAAAATTATGCTCCTTACAGGAAGAAAAGAAGCTATACCGTTTTATGAAAATGCTGGATTTGAGTGTAAATCTAAGACCGGATTTATTATCAGGTTTGATGGACGCTAA
- a CDS encoding histidinol phosphate phosphatase domain-containing protein — protein sequence MIDLHTHTIFSDGELIPSELVRRAVIHGYKAIALTDHADYTNLEQLIEAGHKAKYLESEWDIRVLAGVELTHVPPRKIAPLAKKAKELGAEIVVVHGETTSEPVAPGTNAASVVCEYVDILAHPGLISEEDVERAKENNVCLEITARNGHNRTNGHVARLALEIGATLLVNTDTHAPEDLITDETAMKIAMGAGLTEAKAREVLKASAKTIADIV from the coding sequence TTGATTGACCTTCACACTCACACGATTTTCAGTGATGGGGAACTGATCCCCAGCGAACTTGTCCGGCGGGCGGTTATTCACGGCTATAAGGCTATTGCACTTACCGACCATGCCGATTACACCAATCTCGAACAGCTTATCGAAGCAGGACATAAAGCAAAATACCTTGAAAGTGAATGGGATATCCGCGTTCTAGCCGGGGTTGAACTGACACATGTGCCGCCACGGAAAATAGCCCCACTTGCAAAGAAAGCAAAAGAGCTGGGTGCAGAAATTGTGGTCGTGCACGGGGAGACCACCTCCGAGCCAGTCGCCCCCGGAACAAATGCAGCATCTGTTGTTTGTGAGTATGTGGACATCCTGGCCCACCCGGGCCTGATCTCTGAGGAAGATGTCGAGAGGGCTAAAGAGAACAATGTCTGCCTTGAAATTACAGCCAGGAACGGGCACAACCGGACAAACGGCCATGTCGCCCGGCTTGCTCTTGAAATTGGTGCAACGCTTCTGGTAAATACCGACACACATGCCCCTGAAGACCTTATCACCGATGAAACTGCCATGAAAATCGCCATGGGAGCTGGGCTTACCGAGGCAAAGGCAAGAGAAGTGTTAAAAGCATCTGCAAAAACGATAGCAGATATTGTTTAA
- a CDS encoding YoaK family protein, translated as MIRNENKVFFNKLTSESVELGILLAIVGGFLDAYTFVGRGGVFANAQTGNVVLMGIEAATGEWGQVVLHAVPILAFMVGVVVAEMIKKLSMRMFIADFERAVLILETVVLFIVGFIPYTSPNIIVTVAVSFVSSVQISSFRKLVGSTYSTTMVTGNLRSATQEAYIAFTKKDEESARRTIRYSAINLSFLAGAILGGLLTSVIGVKAVWVAVVVLICSIILFNNECKSMDDVIEI; from the coding sequence ATGATAAGAAATGAAAATAAAGTATTTTTTAATAAATTAACTTCAGAATCAGTAGAACTTGGCATACTTCTTGCAATTGTAGGGGGATTTCTTGATGCTTACACATTCGTTGGAAGAGGTGGAGTTTTCGCCAATGCCCAGACCGGAAATGTCGTGCTTATGGGCATAGAAGCTGCAACAGGAGAATGGGGGCAGGTAGTGCTTCATGCGGTTCCTATTCTGGCATTTATGGTCGGAGTGGTAGTTGCCGAGATGATTAAAAAGCTTTCAATGCGCATGTTTATAGCGGATTTTGAAAGAGCAGTTTTAATTCTTGAAACTGTAGTACTTTTTATTGTAGGCTTTATACCGTATACAAGCCCGAATATCATTGTAACGGTTGCTGTTTCATTTGTCTCTTCAGTTCAGATATCTTCATTTCGCAAACTCGTTGGTTCTACATATAGCACAACAATGGTTACGGGAAATTTACGTTCAGCTACACAAGAAGCTTATATTGCTTTCACAAAAAAAGATGAGGAATCGGCTCGCAGAACCATTCGATACTCTGCAATTAACCTTTCGTTTCTAGCAGGAGCTATTTTGGGAGGGTTGCTTACATCAGTTATTGGAGTTAAAGCCGTATGGGTAGCTGTTGTCGTGCTGATATGTTCTATAATTTTGTTCAATAACGAATGTAAGAGTATGGATGATGTTATTGAAATATAA
- a CDS encoding alpha/beta hydrolase, protein MEKRHFYISNNKIRIPAVLWGKQSEKLLIEVHGNLSNKEDTVISMMAQKAVEKGYQALSFDLPMHGERVDEEYACIPKNCVSDLAAVYEYAKSLAPDIYLFACSMGAYFSLLAYHDINIKQSFFLSPVVNMERIIHNMMEGFQVSEERLKAEHEIRLPIGQTLEWNYYCYVKENPICFEWKVPTAILYGSDDNLSEWDEISAFAERYQSTVKVLEHGEHYFHTEEQLKVFDRWADENLL, encoded by the coding sequence ATGGAGAAAAGACATTTTTATATTTCAAATAATAAAATTCGTATTCCTGCCGTTCTGTGGGGAAAGCAGAGTGAAAAGCTGTTGATTGAAGTTCATGGCAATCTTTCTAATAAAGAGGACACCGTAATTTCCATGATGGCACAAAAAGCCGTTGAAAAAGGTTACCAGGCGTTAAGCTTTGACCTGCCTATGCATGGTGAACGTGTAGATGAGGAATATGCCTGTATTCCCAAAAATTGCGTAAGTGATTTGGCCGCTGTTTATGAATATGCAAAGTCACTTGCACCTGACATTTATTTGTTTGCGTGCAGCATGGGAGCTTATTTCAGTCTGCTTGCCTATCATGACATTAACATAAAGCAAAGTTTTTTTCTCTCGCCCGTCGTCAATATGGAACGCATCATACACAATATGATGGAAGGTTTCCAGGTAAGTGAAGAAAGACTAAAAGCAGAGCATGAAATCCGATTGCCGATTGGACAAACACTGGAATGGAACTATTATTGCTACGTGAAAGAAAACCCAATTTGTTTTGAATGGAAAGTACCTACTGCCATTTTGTATGGTTCTGACGATAATCTCTCTGAATGGGATGAGATCTCAGCATTTGCAGAGAGGTATCAATCAACAGTTAAAGTCCTGGAACATGGAGAACATTACTTCCATACGGAAGAGCAATTAAAGGTTTTTGATAGATGGGCAGATGAAAATCTGCTGTAA
- a CDS encoding DJ-1/PfpI family protein, which yields MIFPGLEELDLVGPWEIISLWSKFAQGPEKCFMVAENPAPVICSKGMSINPHVTFADCPPLDFLLVPGGEGTQREVDNPSLIKFVAEQARHCKAVLSVCTGTFILHRAGLLSNRRATTHWASLQKLRDLGDVEVVEDRIVRDGNIWTSAGISAGIDLAFAFIEYMTDEKTAGKIQLGAEYYPSGRSYGMMHKIPQAPEYLRKRD from the coding sequence TTGATTTTCCCAGGGCTGGAAGAACTGGACCTTGTTGGCCCCTGGGAAATAATATCACTCTGGAGCAAATTTGCCCAGGGACCTGAGAAATGCTTCATGGTTGCCGAAAATCCCGCTCCCGTGATCTGTAGCAAAGGAATGTCCATAAATCCTCATGTCACCTTTGCAGATTGCCCTCCACTTGATTTTCTCCTTGTGCCGGGCGGGGAAGGTACACAGAGAGAAGTTGATAACCCATCCCTAATTAAATTCGTTGCCGAGCAAGCCAGACATTGCAAAGCTGTACTATCGGTCTGTACCGGCACATTCATCCTTCACCGTGCTGGCCTACTCTCAAACAGGCGAGCTACTACCCACTGGGCTTCACTCCAGAAACTACGAGACCTGGGTGACGTGGAGGTAGTGGAGGATCGAATTGTTAGAGACGGAAACATCTGGACCTCGGCAGGCATTTCTGCTGGCATTGATCTTGCATTTGCATTTATAGAATATATGACAGACGAAAAAACGGCAGGAAAAATTCAGCTCGGTGCCGAGTACTACCCGTCAGGCAGATCTTATGGTATGATGCATAAAATTCCGCAGGCTCCTGAGTATTTAAGGAAAAGGGACTAA
- a CDS encoding nitroreductase family protein gives MMSHLIIDQDRCTGCGLCVKMCSSGIIALDDKSNFPQVQEENVSHCLYCGHCEAFCPSQALTLNFLPDEKVSLPAGAGNISQEDIAFYLKKRRSIRHFTREPVPKEKILEVLDIARYAASGGNGQPVQWLIIHDPEEVKKIAGLTIEWMKNLLNTDHPMSGFVPMLISAWEQGIDVICRGAPHLLFAHIPEDNPIAPTDAIIALTHFDIAAPAFGIGTCWAGFVAAAAMSYAPLQKELGFPEGRKCAYAMMFGNPEYKVYGIPRRKPLEVMWK, from the coding sequence ATGATGTCTCACCTTATCATTGATCAGGATCGCTGCACAGGATGCGGCCTTTGTGTAAAGATGTGCTCCTCAGGTATTATTGCTCTGGATGATAAGTCAAATTTTCCTCAGGTGCAGGAAGAAAACGTTTCCCACTGTCTCTATTGCGGGCACTGCGAGGCATTTTGCCCATCTCAGGCACTCACCCTGAATTTCCTACCTGATGAAAAAGTTTCCCTGCCTGCCGGTGCTGGCAATATCTCTCAGGAGGATATAGCTTTCTATCTCAAAAAACGCAGGTCTATCCGGCATTTTACCAGGGAACCCGTACCAAAGGAGAAAATCCTTGAAGTCCTCGATATTGCCCGTTATGCAGCATCTGGAGGTAACGGTCAGCCGGTGCAGTGGCTGATAATCCATGATCCTGAAGAAGTAAAGAAGATTGCCGGGCTAACTATCGAATGGATGAAAAACCTGCTGAACACCGACCACCCTATGAGCGGGTTTGTGCCGATGCTTATTTCTGCATGGGAACAGGGAATTGATGTCATCTGTCGGGGCGCTCCACACCTGCTTTTCGCCCACATCCCAGAGGACAACCCTATTGCGCCTACTGATGCCATCATCGCCCTCACCCATTTCGATATCGCTGCACCGGCATTCGGGATCGGGACATGCTGGGCAGGATTCGTTGCGGCTGCTGCCATGTCCTATGCACCTCTCCAGAAGGAACTGGGCTTTCCAGAAGGAAGGAAATGTGCCTACGCAATGATGTTTGGCAATCCGGAGTACAAGGTTTATGGAATCCCACGCAGGAAGCCTCTTGAGGTTATGTGGAAGTAA
- a CDS encoding 23S rRNA (uridine(2552)-2'-O)-methyltransferase, producing MARDRRDYYYHQAKEEGYRSRASFKLKQINERHHVINRGDSVVDLGAAPGGWLQVAKELSGGKVLGVDLQRIVPIEGVETIQGNINADSTIQKIIKNVGAKGADVVLCDAAPNLSGNWSYDHARSIELATSALECAKKILKPKGNFVVKVFQGDMFNDYMQKVRDNFVRTMAYSPKASRSQSAEIYVIGKKFLTAPLRKGDKFVVDIEKLGSSGDGAVLIEGFVVFVKEVEIGEKVRIKITDVKPNFAFADVAERLGKTEKPE from the coding sequence ATGGCAAGAGATAGAAGAGATTATTATTATCACCAGGCAAAAGAAGAAGGGTACCGTTCCAGAGCTTCCTTCAAGCTCAAGCAGATTAACGAAAGACACCATGTTATCAATCGGGGAGATTCGGTTGTTGATCTGGGTGCAGCCCCAGGCGGATGGCTCCAGGTTGCAAAGGAACTGTCTGGAGGTAAGGTTCTTGGTGTGGATCTTCAGAGAATTGTGCCTATTGAAGGCGTCGAGACCATTCAGGGCAATATAAACGCAGATTCAACCATACAGAAAATTATTAAGAACGTAGGGGCAAAAGGAGCTGATGTGGTACTTTGTGACGCAGCCCCTAACCTGTCAGGAAACTGGTCTTATGACCATGCAAGGTCAATCGAGCTTGCAACTTCAGCTCTGGAATGTGCAAAAAAAATTCTCAAGCCCAAAGGGAATTTCGTTGTGAAGGTTTTCCAGGGAGACATGTTTAATGATTACATGCAGAAAGTAAGGGATAACTTTGTCCGAACAATGGCTTATTCTCCGAAAGCATCGCGTTCCCAGAGTGCTGAAATCTACGTTATCGGAAAGAAGTTCCTTACAGCTCCACTCCGCAAAGGCGACAAATTCGTTGTGGACATCGAAAAGCTAGGCTCGAGTGGGGATGGGGCTGTGCTCATCGAAGGATTTGTTGTCTTCGTAAAGGAAGTTGAGATCGGAGAAAAAGTCAGGATCAAAATAACGGATGTCAAGCCCAACTTCGCTTTTGCCGATGTCGCAGAAAGGCTTGGAAAAACTGAAAAGCCTGAGTAA